The following are encoded together in the Citrobacter arsenatis genome:
- the idi gene encoding isopentenyl-diphosphate Delta-isomerase — MRQEHVILLNEQGQPCGTLEKYAAHTATTPLHFAFSCWIFNEQGQLLITRRSLHKKAWPGVWTNSVCGHPQLGESTEAAVIRRARFELGANIDAPSPVYADFRYCAVDPSGIVENEVCPVYAAHIVSELQLNPDEVMDCQWSNLDDVLSGIDATPWAFSPWMVMQVANDKARELLRKFANGD; from the coding sequence ATGCGACAGGAACACGTCATTTTATTGAATGAGCAGGGCCAGCCCTGTGGAACACTGGAAAAGTATGCGGCGCATACCGCCACAACGCCCCTGCATTTCGCTTTCTCGTGCTGGATATTTAACGAGCAGGGTCAACTGCTGATTACCCGCCGCTCTCTGCACAAAAAAGCCTGGCCTGGCGTCTGGACCAACTCTGTCTGTGGTCACCCGCAGTTGGGTGAAAGCACTGAAGCTGCCGTTATCCGCCGGGCTCGCTTTGAACTGGGTGCAAACATTGACGCGCCCAGCCCCGTGTATGCTGATTTTCGTTATTGCGCTGTGGACCCGAGTGGAATCGTAGAAAACGAAGTATGCCCGGTTTATGCCGCACACATCGTCAGTGAGCTACAGCTAAACCCAGATGAAGTGATGGATTGCCAGTGGAGCAATCTTGATGATGTCTTAAGCGGTATTGACGCGACGCCTTGGGCTTTTAGCCCGTGGATGGTAATGCAGGTTGCAAACGATAAGGCGCGAGAACTACTGCGCAAGTTTGCCAATGGGGATTAA
- the pgaA gene encoding poly-beta-1,6 N-acetyl-D-glucosamine export porin PgaA, which translates to MFSMRRHANFIKRFKSASCLFTASILFPMQISAAVSDYDALVIEARGGNSAPLLRYLEDQGKKSALTPNQVADWLQVSGWVDNNDKTTIEIWQRYRGQMDVPARGKVAAARAYRNQKNWNDSLALWESVLQEEHDNVDVRTGWIMTLADARYNQQALTEANKWAQAHPGADSDALLAYVYHSQGKNWDALLVASQADDVDPGNKNAQSTLLSALSANRVSGPALNMAEVVPTADPVKRRLELDAAAEMVRSSYTSARNEEERFIVADKALARYDQLLAAWKDEPSAQNDVRRARIDRMGALLVRKRTAEVIQEYDSLSASGDVPNYAKRWVASAWLSERQPEKTEAMLTSIYYPNGPIPVTPLSPEDQQDLFYAHIDNENFDAAKKQVDALIKDSPYLRRIYGSPTPQPNDNWLLGQSLLTQYHIAANELPEAEKLAEHLARTGSGNQGLRISYASVLEARGLPHAAEKELKLAEVIEPSNLELERQQAYVALDLQEWKQADELTDDVIARSPDDEATLRLARIRDVHKMSEVRISGTQGISSDSPVSGKNDFNINTAIYSPPINDNWRLFTGFNFATGEFEEGKGISRDLAAGAEWTSRDYWAEMEVSGRNYGDGQKIGGRLSGWHDFNDNWRVGGSAERLSRNTPLRALRSGVYANGGDMFVRWYQNERREYQLSFAASHFSDGNDRIEYGLSGKERMWTTPRFTLDFTPGIGGSTNTKENVPYYNPKSDFSVVPGLSAEQVLYRHYDTVWTQQGLAGVGGYWQQGEDAGAIVQVGYGQRLKWNNVVDGGVMLIWDKRPYDGKRERNISLAFDLNVRF; encoded by the coding sequence ATGTTCAGTATGCGTCGACATGCCAACTTCATTAAACGTTTTAAGTCTGCAAGCTGTTTATTTACGGCAAGCATTCTATTCCCTATGCAAATCTCTGCAGCGGTATCAGATTATGACGCTTTGGTTATTGAAGCGCGGGGTGGTAATAGTGCGCCGTTATTGCGTTATCTTGAGGATCAGGGAAAGAAAAGCGCGCTAACGCCAAACCAAGTTGCCGATTGGCTGCAAGTCTCAGGCTGGGTCGATAACAACGATAAAACCACTATTGAGATCTGGCAGCGCTATCGTGGGCAGATGGATGTGCCGGCGCGGGGCAAAGTTGCCGCTGCGCGTGCATACCGTAACCAGAAAAACTGGAATGATTCCTTGGCGTTATGGGAAAGCGTTTTACAGGAAGAGCATGACAACGTTGACGTACGTACTGGCTGGATAATGACGTTGGCGGATGCTCGCTACAACCAGCAAGCCCTTACTGAAGCGAATAAATGGGCGCAGGCGCATCCGGGCGCTGATTCCGACGCGCTGCTTGCCTATGTATATCATTCACAGGGGAAAAACTGGGACGCGTTGTTAGTCGCTTCACAGGCGGATGACGTCGATCCAGGCAACAAAAATGCGCAATCCACACTACTGTCTGCACTGTCAGCGAACCGCGTTTCCGGGCCCGCTTTAAATATGGCGGAGGTGGTGCCAACCGCTGATCCTGTGAAGCGTCGCCTTGAGCTTGATGCAGCAGCTGAAATGGTACGTTCCTCTTATACGTCTGCACGTAATGAAGAAGAACGGTTTATCGTGGCGGATAAAGCGCTGGCCCGTTATGACCAGTTGCTGGCTGCCTGGAAGGATGAACCGTCCGCGCAGAATGATGTCCGTCGGGCGAGAATTGACCGCATGGGCGCCTTGTTGGTGCGTAAGCGTACTGCCGAAGTGATTCAGGAATATGATTCGTTGTCCGCAAGCGGCGACGTGCCAAACTATGCTAAACGCTGGGTGGCATCAGCATGGTTGAGTGAACGTCAGCCGGAAAAAACCGAAGCGATGCTAACGAGCATCTACTACCCGAACGGACCAATCCCCGTGACGCCGCTCAGCCCTGAGGATCAACAGGATCTGTTCTATGCGCACATTGACAATGAAAACTTTGATGCTGCTAAAAAACAGGTCGATGCGTTAATTAAAGACAGCCCGTATCTGCGACGCATCTATGGTTCGCCAACGCCGCAGCCTAACGATAACTGGCTGCTCGGACAGTCGCTGTTGACGCAATATCATATCGCTGCCAATGAGTTGCCGGAGGCAGAAAAGCTCGCAGAGCATCTGGCGCGAACAGGCTCCGGCAACCAGGGGCTGCGCATATCCTATGCCTCTGTGCTTGAAGCTCGTGGATTGCCGCATGCGGCGGAGAAAGAGCTGAAGCTGGCGGAAGTGATTGAGCCAAGCAACCTGGAACTGGAGCGTCAGCAGGCTTACGTAGCGCTGGATCTTCAGGAATGGAAGCAGGCCGATGAGCTGACGGATGACGTTATTGCCCGTAGCCCGGATGATGAAGCAACGCTGCGTCTCGCGCGTATTCGTGATGTCCACAAAATGTCGGAAGTACGCATTAGCGGCACGCAGGGGATCTCGTCTGATAGCCCGGTCAGCGGTAAGAATGACTTCAACATCAATACCGCCATTTACAGCCCGCCAATTAACGATAACTGGCGACTGTTTACCGGCTTCAACTTCGCCACCGGTGAATTTGAAGAAGGGAAGGGGATCAGCCGCGATCTGGCGGCAGGCGCTGAATGGACTTCCCGCGATTACTGGGCGGAAATGGAAGTGTCTGGTCGAAATTATGGCGATGGTCAGAAGATTGGTGGTCGTCTTTCCGGCTGGCATGACTTCAATGACAACTGGCGCGTAGGCGGTTCAGCCGAACGCTTGTCGCGTAATACGCCATTGCGCGCGCTGCGTAGCGGCGTGTATGCCAACGGTGGCGATATGTTTGTCCGCTGGTATCAAAACGAACGACGGGAATATCAACTGTCGTTTGCCGCATCACATTTCTCAGACGGTAACGATCGCATTGAATACGGACTCAGCGGTAAAGAGCGTATGTGGACGACGCCACGCTTCACGCTGGACTTTACTCCGGGCATTGGTGGGAGCACCAACACCAAAGAGAATGTGCCGTATTACAACCCGAAGAGCGATTTTTCTGTTGTACCAGGCCTGAGCGCGGAGCAGGTTCTTTACCGTCATTATGACACCGTGTGGACCCAGCAAGGTCTGGCTGGCGTAGGTGGCTATTGGCAGCAAGGTGAAGATGCAGGTGCTATCGTCCAGGTGGGGTACGGACAACGGCTTAAATGGAACAACGTCGTAGACGGCGGGGTGATGCTGATTTGGGATAAACGCCCCTATGACGGTAAACGTGAGCGGAATATCTCCCTCGCTTTCGATTTAAATGTCAGGTTTTAA
- the lysS gene encoding lysine--tRNA ligase, with protein MSEQHVQGADAVADLNNELKTRREKLASLREQGIPFPNDFRRDHTSDQLHADFDAKENEELEALNIEVSVAGRMMTRRIMGKASFVTLQDVGGRIQLYVARDDLPEGVYNEQFKKWDLGDILGAKGKLFKTKTGELSIHCTELRLLTKALRPLPDKFHGLQDQEARYRQRYLDLISNDESRNTFKVRSQIMAGIRQFMVGRGFMEVETPMMQVIPGGAAARPFITHHNALDLDMYLRIAPELYLKRLVVGGFERVFEINRNFRNEGISVRHNPEFTMMELYMAYADYKDLIELTESLFRTLAQNVLGTTEVPYGEEVFDFGKPFEKLTMREAIQKYRPETNMADLDNFDSAKTIAESIGIKVEKSWGLGRIVTEIFEEVAEAHLIQPTFITEYPAEVSPLARRNDENPEITDRFEFFIGGREIGNGFSELNDAEDQAQRFQDQVNAKDAGDDEAMFYDEDYVTALEHGLPPTAGLGIGIDRMVMLFTNSHTIRDVILFPAMRPVK; from the coding sequence ATGTCTGAACAACACGTACAGGGCGCTGACGCGGTAGCCGATCTTAACAATGAACTGAAAACGCGCCGTGAGAAGCTGGCGAGCCTGCGTGAGCAGGGGATCCCGTTCCCGAACGATTTCCGTCGCGATCATACCTCAGACCAACTGCATGCTGACTTTGACGCGAAAGAAAACGAAGAGCTGGAAGCGCTGAACATCGAAGTATCCGTTGCTGGCCGTATGATGACCCGCCGTATTATGGGCAAAGCCTCATTCGTTACGCTGCAGGACGTTGGCGGTCGCATTCAGCTGTACGTCGCTCGCGACGATCTGCCGGAAGGCGTTTACAACGAGCAGTTCAAAAAATGGGATCTGGGCGATATCCTCGGCGCGAAAGGTAAGTTGTTCAAGACCAAGACCGGTGAGCTGTCTATCCACTGCACCGAGCTGCGTCTGCTGACGAAAGCGCTGCGCCCACTGCCGGATAAATTCCACGGTCTGCAGGATCAGGAAGCGCGCTATCGTCAACGCTATCTGGATCTCATCTCTAACGATGAATCCCGCAACACCTTTAAAGTGCGCTCACAGATTATGGCTGGCATCCGTCAGTTCATGGTTGGCCGTGGCTTCATGGAAGTAGAAACTCCGATGATGCAGGTGATCCCAGGCGGTGCGGCAGCGCGTCCGTTTATCACCCATCATAACGCGCTGGATCTGGACATGTACCTGCGTATTGCGCCGGAACTGTACCTCAAGCGTCTGGTGGTTGGCGGCTTCGAACGCGTTTTCGAAATTAACCGTAACTTCCGTAACGAAGGCATCTCTGTTCGTCATAACCCAGAGTTCACCATGATGGAACTCTACATGGCTTATGCGGACTACAAAGATCTGATCGAACTGACTGAATCACTGTTCCGTACGCTGGCGCAGAACGTTCTGGGTACAACTGAAGTGCCTTACGGCGAAGAAGTCTTCGACTTCGGTAAACCGTTCGAAAAGCTGACCATGCGCGAAGCGATTCAGAAATACCGTCCGGAAACCAACATGGCGGATCTGGATAACTTCGACTCTGCAAAAACGATTGCTGAATCTATCGGCATCAAAGTTGAGAAGAGTTGGGGTCTGGGCCGCATCGTGACCGAGATCTTTGAAGAAGTTGCGGAAGCACACCTGATTCAACCGACCTTCATCACCGAGTATCCAGCAGAAGTTTCTCCGCTGGCGCGTCGTAATGATGAAAACCCGGAAATCACCGATCGCTTCGAATTCTTCATCGGCGGCCGCGAAATCGGTAACGGCTTCAGCGAGCTGAACGATGCGGAAGATCAGGCGCAGCGTTTCCAGGATCAGGTTAACGCCAAAGATGCGGGCGATGACGAAGCAATGTTCTACGACGAAGACTACGTTACCGCTCTGGAACACGGTCTGCCGCCGACTGCGGGTCTGGGTATTGGTATCGACCGTATGGTTATGCTGTTCACTAACAGCCACACCATCCGCGACGTGATCCTGTTCCCGGCGATGCGCCCGGTTAAGTAA
- the pgaB gene encoding poly-beta-1,6-N-acetyl-D-glucosamine N-deacetylase PgaB — translation MLKRCLWLSALIAGWLMITACSSAHNTTPRYVPPAERTPLTADHPWPKNSFLVLGYHDVEDGAADQRYLSVRTSALSDQIAWLRDNGYNPISVQQILDAHDGKIVLPEKAVLLTFDDGYSSFYTRVWPLLKAYNWPALWAPVGSWVDAPANKKVDFGGLMTARDKFATWKMVEEMGKSPLVEVGAHTWNSHFGAEANPQGSKEPAVANRLYDKKTGTYETDEQYYRRINADIALITNKIKTVTGKAPRAWVWPYGAASGTTLNLAKEQGYKMAFTLNEGLANAAFLDDIPRVLISDNPSIKRFASQVAQVREPQTMRVMHVDLDYVYDKDPAQQKRNIDKLIQRVYDMRISHVFLQAYADPKGDGNIRELYFPNRWLPMRADLFNYISWQLQTRAGVTVYAWMPVLAFDLDASIPRVTAWDPKTGRTAINRENYVRLSPWDSEARKRITEIYEDLAKHASFKGILFHDDAFLTDFEDASPEALAAYRAAGLPGSIEQIRSNPQTFERWTRLKSKVLIDFTKQLTQAVRNIRGPQVQTARNIYAMPVLEPESEAWFAQNLNDFLNTYDWTAPMAMPFMEQIPANDANAWLDRLVNAVAQTPGALDKTVFELQARDWRKSGEEAEISGKQIAEWMRQLKLSGAGNYGYYPDDFISDKPEMSEIRSTFSSYWYPQK, via the coding sequence ATGCTGAAAAGATGCCTGTGGCTTAGCGCATTAATCGCTGGCTGGTTGATGATTACCGCGTGCAGTAGCGCGCACAATACAACGCCTCGCTATGTTCCTCCCGCAGAGAGAACGCCGCTAACGGCGGATCATCCGTGGCCGAAAAATAGCTTCCTGGTGCTCGGCTACCACGATGTTGAAGATGGCGCAGCGGATCAACGCTACCTTTCTGTGCGTACCAGCGCGTTGAGCGATCAAATCGCCTGGCTGCGTGATAATGGCTATAACCCGATCAGCGTGCAGCAAATTCTGGACGCCCATGACGGTAAAATCGTGCTGCCCGAAAAAGCAGTACTGCTCACCTTTGATGATGGGTACAGCAGTTTTTATACCCGCGTCTGGCCGCTGCTGAAAGCCTATAACTGGCCTGCGCTCTGGGCTCCGGTAGGGAGTTGGGTTGATGCTCCCGCCAACAAAAAAGTCGATTTTGGCGGCCTAATGACGGCGCGAGATAAATTCGCTACCTGGAAAATGGTCGAAGAAATGGGCAAATCGCCGTTGGTGGAAGTCGGTGCGCACACGTGGAACTCGCATTTTGGTGCTGAAGCCAACCCGCAGGGAAGTAAAGAACCGGCGGTGGCGAACCGTTTGTATGATAAGAAAACCGGCACTTACGAAACGGATGAGCAATACTATCGCCGTATTAATGCCGATATCGCATTGATTACTAACAAGATTAAAACGGTAACCGGGAAAGCACCGCGCGCGTGGGTTTGGCCGTACGGCGCTGCCAGCGGCACGACGTTAAACCTGGCTAAAGAGCAAGGCTATAAGATGGCCTTTACGCTCAATGAAGGATTGGCGAATGCTGCGTTTCTTGATGATATCCCGCGTGTGCTGATCTCTGATAACCCTTCGATCAAGCGTTTTGCCAGTCAGGTCGCTCAGGTGCGTGAACCGCAGACGATGCGCGTAATGCATGTCGATCTGGATTACGTTTATGACAAAGACCCGGCCCAGCAGAAGCGAAATATCGACAAGCTTATTCAGCGCGTTTATGACATGCGTATTTCTCATGTCTTCCTGCAGGCGTATGCCGATCCTAAAGGCGACGGGAATATTCGCGAGCTTTATTTCCCTAACCGCTGGCTGCCGATGCGTGCCGATCTCTTTAACTATATCTCCTGGCAGTTACAAACTCGGGCTGGGGTGACGGTGTATGCATGGATGCCGGTTCTGGCTTTCGATCTCGATGCTTCCATTCCACGCGTAACCGCATGGGATCCGAAAACGGGACGTACAGCGATCAACCGCGAGAACTATGTCCGTCTTTCTCCCTGGGACAGCGAGGCGCGTAAACGCATCACTGAAATCTATGAAGACCTGGCGAAACACGCCAGCTTTAAGGGGATTTTGTTCCATGACGATGCTTTCCTGACGGACTTTGAAGATGCGTCACCGGAGGCGTTAGCCGCCTACCGTGCCGCAGGGCTTCCGGGCAGTATTGAGCAAATCCGTAGCAACCCGCAGACCTTCGAGCGCTGGACGCGCCTGAAAAGTAAGGTGCTGATCGACTTTACCAAACAACTGACCCAGGCAGTGCGTAATATTCGCGGCCCGCAGGTGCAAACCGCCCGCAATATTTACGCGATGCCAGTACTGGAGCCAGAGAGTGAAGCCTGGTTTGCACAAAACCTGAATGATTTCCTCAATACCTATGACTGGACGGCACCGATGGCGATGCCATTCATGGAGCAGATCCCGGCCAATGATGCCAACGCTTGGCTCGACAGATTAGTGAATGCCGTTGCACAAACGCCCGGCGCGCTGGACAAAACCGTGTTTGAACTGCAGGCACGAGACTGGCGTAAATCCGGGGAAGAAGCTGAAATCAGCGGAAAACAAATAGCCGAATGGATGCGCCAACTGAAGTTAAGCGGTGCAGGTAACTACGGCTATTACCCGGATGATTTCATCAGCGACAAACCTGAGATGTCAGAGATTCGCTCGACGTTCTCCTCATACTGGTACCCGCAAAAATGA
- a CDS encoding GNAT family N-acetyltransferase, with protein MKIVNAEEKHIPAIRDIYAHHVIHGTGSFKTNPPDTHEMLARLGKIRSQGLPWVVALQEEKVIGYCYLTRYRERYAYRYTLEDSIYIDPAAQRQGVGKALLSHVINWAETQGYRQLIAIVGDSNNQGSLKVHQQAGFTEIGTLKNIGFKHGLWLDTVLLQRNLGEGNSTLPPDSGVAI; from the coding sequence ATGAAAATTGTTAACGCAGAAGAAAAACACATCCCCGCCATACGCGATATTTACGCACACCACGTTATTCACGGTACCGGCAGCTTTAAAACTAACCCACCAGATACCCACGAGATGCTTGCTCGTCTGGGAAAAATCCGCAGCCAGGGGCTGCCGTGGGTTGTCGCGTTGCAGGAGGAAAAGGTCATCGGGTATTGCTATCTCACCCGCTACCGAGAACGCTATGCCTACCGCTATACCCTCGAAGATTCAATTTACATTGACCCGGCGGCGCAGCGTCAGGGGGTGGGAAAGGCGTTGCTAAGCCATGTCATTAACTGGGCCGAAACGCAGGGTTATCGGCAGTTGATCGCCATCGTCGGCGACAGCAATAATCAGGGATCGTTAAAAGTCCATCAGCAGGCCGGGTTTACAGAAATCGGCACGCTGAAGAACATTGGCTTCAAACATGGGTTATGGCTCGACACGGTATTGCTACAACGTAATCTGGGTGAAGGTAACAGCACGCTGCCACCAGATTCCGGTGTCGCAATTTAA
- the actS gene encoding amidase activator ActS — MSAGRLKKNGLSIAMLLCVGLLLAGCSGSKSSDTGSYSGSVYTVKRGDTLYRISRATGTSVKEIARLNNISPPYTIEVGQKLKVSGGAKTSSGSGKTTKKSSTKTAAVRPSSSVPQSSWPPVGQRCWLWPASGKVILPYSTADGGNKGIDISAARGTPIYAAGAGKVVYVGNQLRGYGNLIMIKHSEDYITAYAHNDTMLVNNGQNVKAGQKIATMGSTDATTVRLHFQIRYRATAIDPLRYLPPQGSKPKC, encoded by the coding sequence TTGAGTGCAGGACGCCTGAAGAAAAATGGCCTGAGTATCGCGATGCTGCTGTGTGTCGGTCTGCTGTTAGCAGGGTGTTCCGGGAGCAAGTCGTCTGATACGGGAAGTTATTCCGGCTCCGTGTATACCGTGAAGCGGGGAGATACGCTATACCGTATTTCGCGCGCCACCGGGACCAGCGTGAAAGAGATCGCTCGTCTGAATAATATTTCACCGCCCTATACTATTGAAGTAGGGCAAAAGCTGAAGGTCAGCGGCGGCGCGAAAACCAGTTCTGGATCTGGCAAAACAACCAAGAAATCATCAACCAAAACTGCTGCTGTCAGACCGTCTTCTTCGGTGCCGCAGTCGTCCTGGCCGCCAGTGGGGCAACGTTGTTGGCTGTGGCCTGCCAGCGGTAAGGTGATCCTGCCTTATTCCACGGCAGACGGCGGTAACAAGGGCATTGATATCTCCGCTGCGCGCGGTACGCCGATTTATGCGGCCGGAGCCGGGAAGGTGGTTTATGTCGGTAATCAGCTGCGAGGTTACGGTAATCTCATTATGATTAAGCACAGTGAGGACTACATCACTGCCTATGCGCATAATGACACCATGCTGGTGAACAACGGTCAAAACGTGAAAGCCGGGCAGAAAATCGCCACGATGGGCAGCACGGATGCGACGACTGTGCGTCTGCATTTCCAGATCCGTTATCGCGCAACGGCTATCGATCCGCTGCGTTATTTACCGCCGCAGGGCAGTAAACCCAAATGCTGA